CGGCGGGACACCTTACTCGCACGTAATGCATTACACCGCCGACACACTTTCAGCCGAAGAACGGCGGGACGTGGCGCTCTACTATTCGTCCCTCGAATACCAAACAACGGAGGATGAACCTTGATGCTCTGGCTCCAGTTCCTCGCCTGCGCCGCACTGATCACCTATACCGGTGCGAAGCTCTCACGCTACGCCGACAAGATCTCTGAGATCACCGGGCTGGGCCACACGTGGATCGGTGTCGTGCTGCTGGCGTCTGTGACGTCGCTTCCAGAACTGATCACGGGCACGACCGCGGTTGCGTTGCACCAACTGCCGGACATCGCCGCCGGCGATGTGCTGGGAAGCTGCATGATCAACATTGCAATCATCGCGGCGCTGGATTTCATCTATCGCAAGGAACCGATCCTTGCGTCCGGCGACCGCGCTCACATTCTCAACGCAGCCTTTGGCATTGCCCTCCTCGCCGTCGCTAATATCTCACTACTGCTCGGGAATCGCGTTCCATCAATCGGATGGATTGGCATCTACACACCCATCCTGCTCGCCGGATATCTCCTAGCCGTCCGGATGTTGTTTCGCATGGAGTCTGGCCGGGATTCGGAAACAGAATCCGGCGATGAAGCCGAAGCAACCCGCCGCGCGTCGCGAAAGCGGGTGTATCTTGGTTTCTCGATTCACGCCCTGATGATCATCGCCGCCGCCACATGGCTTCCAAAGGTCGGGGAACGGATCGCGGAGCAAACTGGCCTGGAGCAGAGTTTTGTAGGAACACTCTTCATTGCCTGGTCCACATCCCTTCCCGAATTCGTTGTAACCTTCACGGCGCTTCGTCACGGCGCTGTTCATCTCGCGCTCGGAAACCTGTTCGGCAGCAATACATTCAACCTGGCAATTCTCGCGATCGAGGACATTGCCTACACCAAAGGACCGCTCCTCGAAGCCGTGTCACGAAGCCATTCTGTCAGTTCCAACGCCGCCATTCTCATGACCGCGATCGCCGTGGTTGGACTGGTGACCCGCAGCAAATCACAGAAGCTTGGTTTCGGCCTCGCTTCCATCATGTTGTTCATCGTTTACGCCAGCGGAACCGCCATCAGCTACATGATGGGTCTAGGCAGCGCGGAGGAGTCACAATGAACTGCCGCTGGTACCAGGAAGCCGTAATCTACAGCCTCGACGTCGATACGTTCAAGGATTCCAACGGCGATGGCATTGGCGATTTCGAAGGGCTTCGCCAAAGCTGCCGCTATCTCGCAGCCCTGGGAGTGAACTGCTTGTGGCTTCTGCCGTTCTATCCCTCGCCGAACCGTGACAATGGATACGACGTAACCGATTACTACAGCGTTGACCCACGCCTGGGCACCATGGGCGACTTCGTGCAATTCACGGATGAGGCGCAAAAACACAAGATGCGCGTAATGGTCGATCTTGTGCTCAATCACACCTCGCGCGAACACCCCTGGTTCAAGGAAGCCTGCCGCAGCCGAACATCCCCCTTTCACAAATACTACGTGTGGCGCTACGAAAAACCGCCGGACACCGCGCACGAAGCCATCTTTCCGCCTGAGCAAAAGGGCATCTGGACTTACGAAAAACAGGTCAAGGCCTGGTACCTGCATCGGTTCTATTCACATCAGCCCGACCTCAACATCGACCATCCCCCAGTGCGCGAGGAGATGAAGAAGATCATGGCGTTCTGGCTCAAGCTCGGAGTCGCGGGATTCCGGGTCGATGCTGTCCCATTCCTGGTGGAGCTTCACGGTATGCGCGACGGCAAGCCGCACCAGGCGCTCAACTATGACTTCCTCGAGGAATTCCGGACCTTTCTGACATGGGTCAAGGGCGACGCCATCATGCTGGCCGAGGCGAATGTGGGGCGGCTGGATCAGCTTGAATATTACGGCGATAACAATCGCATGCACATGGTGTTCAACTTCCTCGTAAACCAGGCGCTGTTCCTCTCGCTGGCCCAGGAATCAGCACAGCCGCTCGCTGCAAGCCTGGCGGAAATGCCGCCCATTCCAGAGCAGTGCCAGTGGGGCATGTTCCTGCGCAATCACGACGAGCTTTCCCTGGATCGCCTTTCCGAAGAGCAGCGCGAGATCTGCTTTTCCCGCTTCGCCCCGCAGAAACGCATGAGGATTTTCGCGCGCGGCATTCGCCGCCGCCTCGCTCCGATGTTGCGGGGTGACCGTCGCCGTCTTCTCCTCGCCTACAGCCTCCTCTTCTCCCTGCCCGGCACTCCCGTTCTCTGGTACGGCGAGGAACTGGGGATGGGCGACGACCTGCGACAGCCCGGCCGGTTCAGCGTCCGCAACCCGATGCAGTGGTCCTCCGAAACCAATGGCGGATTCTCCAGCGCGCCGAAAAACAAACTGCTTCGACCTGTCGTGGACACGGGAAACTTTTCGTATCGGCACGTGAATGTGGAAAGCGCACAACGCGATCCCGGCTCGCTGCTGAATGCAGTTGAACAGATGATCCGCGTGCGACAGCAATATCCGCAATTTGGTTGCGGAACCTTTCGCCTGCTTCCCACAAATCGGCCGCGACAAATCCTGGCGCATGGATGCGGCGGCGACGAAAACCTCATGGTGGCCATTCATAACTTCACGGGCACCGCACAAAAGGTTGCGCTGCGAATGGATCACGTCACACGAGGCATTGCTTCCGATGCCCTCCGCGGCGAGGAACATTCCATCACCCAAGGCCGCTGCGATTTCAAAATGGAACCGTTTGGTTATCGCTGGGTGAGAATCAGAAGAATGTGAGAAACCAAAATCACGACCGCTCATGCGGGCAGCATGAACGATCCAAGCCATCTTCAGCTTTATGAAACGAATTGTTGTCATCACAGGCGCTTCGGCAGGAATCGGACGCGCGACCGCTCGAGCCTTCGCTCAGGACGGGGCCGACCTTGCCCTTCTTGCGCGAGGCACTGACGGGCTCGATGCAGCGCAAAAGGAAGTTGAGGCAATGGGACGCCGCTGCATCATCATTCCTCTCGACGTGGCAGACGCATCGGCCATGGAAACCGCGGCGGAACAAACTGAGCGCGAGCTTGGACCGATCGACGTGTGGGTGAACAACGCAATGGTATCCGTCTTTTCGCCCGTCAAGGAAACGCCGCCCGAGGAATTCAAACGCGTCACCGACGTCACATATCTCGGTTATGTGTATGGCACGCTTGCGGCCCTCAAACGAATGTTGCCGCGCGACAGGGGCGTCATCGTGCAGGTGGGTTCTGCTCTGGCGTACCGGGGCATTCCATTGCAGGCCGCGTATTGCGGTGCAAAGCACGCGATCGAGGGTTTCTGCGATTCGTTGCGAACGGAACTGATTCACGATCGCAGCCGCGTGAAGGTGACCCTGGTGCAGATGCCCGCTGTCAACACGCCCCAATTCGGATGGGTGAAGAGCCGCCTTCCCAATCGCGCGCAACCCGTTCCGCCCATCTTTCAACCGGAAATTGCCGCAGATGCAATCCTCCACGCATCCAGGCATCCGAAGCGCGAATACATTCTTGGCTGGCCATCATTGAAAGCGATCTGGGGGAACAAAGTGGCGACGGATTACGCAGACCGCGTCCTGGCGAAAAAGGGAATTGCTTCCCAACAAACCGATCAGCCCGAAGATCCGGATCGTCCTCACAACCTCTGGGATCCCGTGGCGGGCGATCATGGCGCGCACGGGCGTTTCGATGCGCGCGCCTCCCGCTGGAGTTTTCAATGGTGGCTTTCGAAACATCGTTATCCTGTTCTCGGAGGTCTCCTCGCGGCGCTCGTTGCAACCGCGCTAGTGAAGACCCACCGCGGGAATCGATGAGCAGCGGAAACGGGCGGGAGCGAACGGGAAGTCGGAGTTGGTACCGGTGGTCGGACTCGAACCGACACGACTTTTTAGGGTCCCAGGATTTTAAGTCCTGTGCGTCTGCCATTTCGCCACACCGGCGTGAACGATGTCACTGTAATGCGCCCAAAGTTTCCGGCAAATGCTATCACATCGTCGAGCAGGAAATCGGCAAGTGAACCAGCGCTGCTGTGGGCGCAGGGACTTTGCCCTTTGGTTGAAAGGGCTCGATTCTGTATTGTTTCGGAACGGGTAATAACCGCGCGCCAACTCACAATGAAACCATGGACCCACAATTCCAGGAACTCCTGCGATCCACGCTCGATCCCGAAATCTCCCGCTGTGCAGGATGGCGAGCGTTTCTTTGTCGACCGGCTCTGGCCGCGCGGAAAGAAAAAGGCGGCGCTGGCTCTCACCGACTGGCTCAAGGAGGCGGCGCCCAGCCACGATCTGCGCAAGTGGTTCGGCCACGATTCGAACCGTTGGCAGAAATTCCGCCAGGAGGCGATTTATGCAGGAAGTCCTTACAAAACGCGGCAGACACGACACACAACCAGTTCCATGACTCACCGATCCTTCGATTCGCTCACCGTTCGATCCATTGTAGTTGCCGCGATCTTCATTCTCATGCCTGGCCTTGCTCGCGCGCAAACTGCCCTCACCCTTGTGACAAACCAGGGCGCTCGGCTGATTTTCAAGGCGCAGCCGCGGGACGGCGCCTATCCAGGCGATCACAAAATCACTGTCATTCTGCCGCCCGGATATGAGTCGTCTTCAAGAAGGTATCCCGTGCTGTATTCCTTCGACACGCTCGACCTCAGCCGGGAACGCGACGCACTGATACGCGAACGATTCATCGAGCCGATCATCCTCGTGGCTGTCGATAACCGCACACCCCGTTCACGACGATACGATTTAACTCCGACGCAAATACCCGGAATATCGGAGCCAACCGGAGGACTCTCCAACTTCATGAAGGTCCTGATTCACGATATCAAACCGCACATCGATGCCCACTTTCGCACCTTGCCCGATGCTTCCAACACCGGCGTCACGGGTTTTTCATTGGGTGGCTTGGCGTCGTTTCTGATTGGAACGCAGCATCCGGAAATCTTTGGCCGAATCGGTGCGATGGAACCGGCTGTCTGGTGGGGAGGCTCGTGGGCTTCTGTCGAAAACTTTCGGGACCGTCCGTTCAAAGCCCAAAAGCCGCGGATATGGATCATGGGATCAGAGTTGGACTCGGCAAATGCTTGGAAGGCTATTCGACTGACCGCCGCGACCTTTTTGCAAAAGGGCTGGGTTGAAGGCGACGAGCTTGTATTTTACCAGGTTCACAACATGACGCATGGATGGGCGTCCTGCGCGACGCAAATCCGTGACATGCTGTATTTTCTCTTCAGGACCAAAAAACCAGAACTCGTCGACGCACGTTTGAACATTACCCACGGCGATCAAAACAAACCTTTGCGGCTTTGGGAAACCGGCGAATACGCGAACCTCTGCCTGGACCTCTTCTATCGCGGCGGATTCCGCGCCACCGCCATTGCACCCGCGTTAATTTCGAGTGATCCGAAAATTGTGGCCGTTGGCAATCCTGCATTGGGCCAACTGTGGCCGCAGGGAAATGGCTGGGCGACAGTCTCCAGCAAATACAAAGGGGTAAGGTCATCCCTCGATGTGGAAGGTTTCGAATGGAGAGATCATCCGCGTTTTCCGATTGTATCGAATGATACTGACGTGCGGGTCGACGGGGATCTCGCCGAATGGACGAAGCTTCCGTTCTCCTCGACCCGGGGGCGCGATCACTCCGCATCGACGAACGGTTTCGAGTTCAGTGTCTCGATGAATGCGTCAAACCTCTACGTCGCGGTTCAAGTCAAGGACACCTTCCTCAGCTTTCAGCCGACCCTCGGTGAGAAATTCCATCAGGATGGCCTGGAAATCACGGTCGATCCCCGTCCTGATCCCGTCCGGTCCATGGGCAGGGGCTACGAGAAATACTTCGACTTCATCTGCATCCGGCTGGCGCCGAGCGAAACCACCGCCGAGGTAATCCTCTCGCGCTACGACCAGTTCCTGCCGCCCGTGCCGGTTGGCGTTGATGTGGCGATCGGGAAACGCGAA
This genomic stretch from Verrucomicrobiia bacterium harbors:
- a CDS encoding alpha-amylase family protein, with protein sequence MNCRWYQEAVIYSLDVDTFKDSNGDGIGDFEGLRQSCRYLAALGVNCLWLLPFYPSPNRDNGYDVTDYYSVDPRLGTMGDFVQFTDEAQKHKMRVMVDLVLNHTSREHPWFKEACRSRTSPFHKYYVWRYEKPPDTAHEAIFPPEQKGIWTYEKQVKAWYLHRFYSHQPDLNIDHPPVREEMKKIMAFWLKLGVAGFRVDAVPFLVELHGMRDGKPHQALNYDFLEEFRTFLTWVKGDAIMLAEANVGRLDQLEYYGDNNRMHMVFNFLVNQALFLSLAQESAQPLAASLAEMPPIPEQCQWGMFLRNHDELSLDRLSEEQREICFSRFAPQKRMRIFARGIRRRLAPMLRGDRRRLLLAYSLLFSLPGTPVLWYGEELGMGDDLRQPGRFSVRNPMQWSSETNGGFSSAPKNKLLRPVVDTGNFSYRHVNVESAQRDPGSLLNAVEQMIRVRQQYPQFGCGTFRLLPTNRPRQILAHGCGGDENLMVAIHNFTGTAQKVALRMDHVTRGIASDALRGEEHSITQGRCDFKMEPFGYRWVRIRRM
- a CDS encoding SDR family oxidoreductase; amino-acid sequence: MKRIVVITGASAGIGRATARAFAQDGADLALLARGTDGLDAAQKEVEAMGRRCIIIPLDVADASAMETAAEQTERELGPIDVWVNNAMVSVFSPVKETPPEEFKRVTDVTYLGYVYGTLAALKRMLPRDRGVIVQVGSALAYRGIPLQAAYCGAKHAIEGFCDSLRTELIHDRSRVKVTLVQMPAVNTPQFGWVKSRLPNRAQPVPPIFQPEIAADAILHASRHPKREYILGWPSLKAIWGNKVATDYADRVLAKKGIASQQTDQPEDPDRPHNLWDPVAGDHGAHGRFDARASRWSFQWWLSKHRYPVLGGLLAALVATALVKTHRGNR
- a CDS encoding alpha/beta hydrolase-fold protein, coding for MKPWTHNSRNSCDPRSIPKSPAVQDGERFFVDRLWPRGKKKAALALTDWLKEAAPSHDLRKWFGHDSNRWQKFRQEAIYAGSPYKTRQTRHTTSSMTHRSFDSLTVRSIVVAAIFILMPGLARAQTALTLVTNQGARLIFKAQPRDGAYPGDHKITVILPPGYESSSRRYPVLYSFDTLDLSRERDALIRERFIEPIILVAVDNRTPRSRRYDLTPTQIPGISEPTGGLSNFMKVLIHDIKPHIDAHFRTLPDASNTGVTGFSLGGLASFLIGTQHPEIFGRIGAMEPAVWWGGSWASVENFRDRPFKAQKPRIWIMGSELDSANAWKAIRLTAATFLQKGWVEGDELVFYQVHNMTHGWASCATQIRDMLYFLFRTKKPELVDARLNITHGDQNKPLRLWETGEYANLCLDLFYRGGFRATAIAPALISSDPKIVAVGNPALGQLWPQGNGWATVSSKYKGVRSSLDVEGFEWRDHPRFPIVSNDTDVRVDGDLAEWTKLPFSSTRGRDHSASTNGFEFSVSMNASNLYVAVQVKDTFLSFQPTLGEKFHQDGLEITVDPRPDPVRSMGRGYEKYFDFICIRLAPSETTAEVILSRYDQFLPPVPVGVDVAIGKREAGYSVEISMPLRLLQSIYRDAPKGFHWNGYKPGSDESQSADWERFRLNIGQYDKDREGKIQEIWWQPPWDGPNNFPGSGTFTR
- a CDS encoding sodium:calcium antiporter, translating into MLWLQFLACAALITYTGAKLSRYADKISEITGLGHTWIGVVLLASVTSLPELITGTTAVALHQLPDIAAGDVLGSCMINIAIIAALDFIYRKEPILASGDRAHILNAAFGIALLAVANISLLLGNRVPSIGWIGIYTPILLAGYLLAVRMLFRMESGRDSETESGDEAEATRRASRKRVYLGFSIHALMIIAAATWLPKVGERIAEQTGLEQSFVGTLFIAWSTSLPEFVVTFTALRHGAVHLALGNLFGSNTFNLAILAIEDIAYTKGPLLEAVSRSHSVSSNAAILMTAIAVVGLVTRSKSQKLGFGLASIMLFIVYASGTAISYMMGLGSAEESQ